The Elusimicrobiota bacterium genome includes the window CATAAAGCAACGTACCTGCCGACTTCCACACTGTTCGAAGCGGTTTTCAATGCAGTCATTCCCGGCCGATACGATTTTGTCGGAACTATTGCCTGTCAAAATGTGCCGGTCATGGAGCTGCAGACAGGTTATGTATATTGGGTCCGGCGGTTGTCTGTCGGCGGAAATATCCCTCAGGAAGATTATCTCGGTTCAATTGTCGATTTTCCGTTATTGACGGTGAGAAGAACGGTGAGAACAGGCGTTGCAGTATATACCTATCCGCTTCCGATTGATAAATACGTCGATAATGGGGATTGTGACGCATGGATTTTAAGCGACCAGAAAGGGGATTTTCTGACGCTTTCCCTTTCCGGTTCCTGTATTCAGCTTCCGGCAATGATCGGCGTTGCATCAATACGGTTGCGAATATCGTTATCGATTTACGGTATTTGCGATACTGGATTTTCAAGTCAATTCAGAAGTCAGGTATGTCAGTTTCGATGAATAAATCAAAAGTATATCATGGCGGTGCAGCCAATTGCGGTTCGGGGGGAGCGGGATTTCTTCCGATGGATAGAATTGTTGATCCGGCCGGAACAATAATAGTGCAATCGCAAATACCAACAACTTTATACGCTGCTGCAGATTACACCTTGAACGTTGACGGTGAATTCAATCAAACCGTTGTCGGGGATACATATATTACCGGTAATGGTGTCGGCGGTGTCGGCGTTGATGGCGGTATTTACATTTCGTCAAATAATTCCGATGTTGCTATTTCAGCGCTTGCGGCCGGAGCGCGTGCGGCACTGGTTGCCAACATAATAAATATTGAAGCGTCCGGAGCGGGAAGACAGATTTTTCTCAAGGGTATTAAAAACGGCGCTACTCAAGCGGGTTGCGGCGCTGTCGCTGATGAAATATGGAGAACTCAGGGACACGCTTCATTGCCAAATGGCGTATTAATGATAGGTTTATAAAATGTCAAAAAAAATAATGTATCATGGCGGATTATCAGGTAAAGGTTCAACCGGGTTTCCGCCTATATTAGATCGCCTTGTAACTCCATTGGGCATATTAATGCTTATCGCTGAAGATGTTCCCCCTTTCCAGCAATTACGCTTTACAGCTGTAGGCGGATCAAGTATATATACCGATGGTGATTTCATGATGTTTGTTGCTGCCGGTTTCGATACCTATATCGATGGGGGGGATTCTGTTGAAATCGATGCTGCCGATGATTTGTATTTGTACTCTGCTTTAACGGCCGATCTGCACGCGGGAACCGCTCTGGAATTACATGCGGGAGACGGAACAATTAAAGTACCTCACCTGAAGTCCGGTTCTACTCAACTTCTTGCAACTGCTGCAGCTGGTGAGCTTTGGATGACAGTAGCTCACGCTTCATTACCTGACGGTGTAATTATGAGAGGTTTATAATCAACGGTGTCATGGCGCTTACTTACAGAAAAGGAGTTCAACATCATGGAAGAGCAGAAAAAGAAACAGTATTCCGGTTCGAAGTCGATTGTAAAAGGACTTGCTCCTATATTGATTCCGATTATTTCGGAAGCGATTTCCGCCACAACAGGTATGGATAAAACGGCGGCTTATTCTTCTGTGACTGCCGTCTATGGCTTAATTGTCGGTTTGAAAAACTGGTTTAAAAACCGTAAAAAGTAACCGGATATAATATTATTTCCTTGTTGTCGATCAATGGTATTGACTTTTTATTTATCAGCATGGGACTTATATGTCGATTGTTCTTATCTCTTTAACAATGGAGGACTGAAATGCCCGAGAAAAAAATGGACGTTCTTGACTGTCTGCAGTCGATTGCTGATTCTCTCCAAAAAGCTGTCGCATTACTTGAACGTATTGCGGATAAAGTTGCACCTGCAGGTTCCGAAAAGAAAACAGCGGGAAAGTAGCTTTTACCGAATATCATGGCGTCAATCCAATCTATAACGAAGGCGCAAGGTGTCGGGTTATTGCTGCAGAAGATGACCGGCGTTGCACCTTCCTATATCTATGGACCTGATTACGTCCGTATTTACTACGAAGCGGATAAGCTCAAAGAGGTTCAAAAAAAGCTGCAGCTGATTTCTGCTTCAGGTCCGGGTGATGTTCGCATAGACTGGTTCCCGATGGTGGTACCGATGGCAATTAAAAAAGCGTTGCCGTTTGCTGCAGGGATATTTTTTCTTGGTTATTTGATCGGGGGAAAAAGGAAATGATTCAACTTACTGAAAACGAACTCGGTATACTTGACGCTATTGCGATGCAGCTTCAGGTAGATACTGACGATCTTTTCAAGCTGATAAAGTTCGAAAGCAAATGGAACCCGCAAGCGAAAAACCCTTTTTCATCCGCACGCGGGTTGATACAATTCACGGACAAGACAGCGGCCGCTCTAGGCTTTAAAGACTCGCTGGACCTGGTGACTAAATGCCCGACAATCAGCGATCAGCTGCCGATTGTGAAACGATACCTGGATCAATTCAAACCGTTTGCCAATAAGCAGGAGCTTTATATATCGGTATTCTATCCGAAGTGGCGGAAGGTCAAGCCGGAAACACCATTCCCCGCTTCGGTTCAACGGGTTAATCCCGGAATCCGAACTATTGCGGATTACGTGAATAAAGTTGAAGGTGTCGCCGGTAATGCTCTGGTAACAATTGCTATGGCATTGACCGGTTTTTTTTTCTATACATTTTAAATAAAAGAAAGGGCTGATTGTTATGTCAAAAAACACTGGACACGCAAAAGATGAATTGCCGGAATTGGAGGAATCGGAAGCTTTCGAGGAAAGAGAAGTTAAACGCTCGAACTCTACCTATTCTCTTCGTATTCAGGAATTACTTGCAAAATGCGAAATTCAGGAAACCCCAACATTCACGTTGTACAAGTACGAAAATCCCGTATCCGGTGAAGAGAAATCATTCATTGAAAGATACGTTCAGGACGATCCCCCAACAGAAGACGTAATTGGTACCTCATTCGGTTCCGGCCGGTACATGCTCATAATGGCGGCACCTACAAAAGTAGGCGAATCATTGGCAAGGGTATACAAATTTAAAATTAATTCACGATTTGATAAACTTGCATTTCCACAGTCTGCAGGCGCCCCCCCGCAACAAAGTCAATTAATCGTAAGAGATAATTCGAGCGTTCAAATGTTCGAAATGTTCGAACGGTTTATGAGAATGATCACTCCCCTATTAATTCGACCGGCCGACCCGGATATAAAAGCTTTCATGATGCAGAATTTTAAAGATACTGCAGAAGTTTTGAAAAAGCAGCAATTGTCACAAGTAAAAGCCTGGGAAGGAATGAGAGATCAGATTGAATTAGCGGGGGAAGATATGCCGACAGCAACAACGGAAAAAGAGACTTCAATCATTGAGCAAATAACGCCTTTCATACAACAGTTTTTACCGCTTCTCATTGGCGGCGGAAAAAAAGCTGAAGGTGTCGCGGCCGTTGCCAGGGCTACACCACAATTCGCGGCAATCGTTAAAGATCGTGGGAACTTTCAGCGATTGCTTAAACACCTGGACGCGACAGAGGGTAAAGAGAAAACAGATAAAATTTTATCCGCTTTGAAGCTGAAGCGGTAAGGGGGAAGGAATAAAAAAAGCCCGGCATTCCTGTCGGGCTCGTGCAAGGTGCGATTTGCGGCTTGTGTGATACGCG containing:
- a CDS encoding transglycosylase SLT domain-containing protein — translated: MIQLTENELGILDAIAMQLQVDTDDLFKLIKFESKWNPQAKNPFSSARGLIQFTDKTAAALGFKDSLDLVTKCPTISDQLPIVKRYLDQFKPFANKQELYISVFYPKWRKVKPETPFPASVQRVNPGIRTIADYVNKVEGVAGNALVTIAMALTGFFFYTF